The DNA window AGTAGTAAAATAATCCAACTTATAACTATTGCAATCATGATTTACCATTTTTGTTATGTAAATCTTATACAATTCGATTTGAATTAGTTTTGCATTCGGAAgtttaatttcttatgaagaaAGTACGATAAAACGTTAAAAAAATGATTTGATTGCTCCAATTCTGTGGTAAAGCCTAGAAAACTATACTTTGAATTACACATTAAACATTGTGTCAATTCAATATCTTTATCTTTGGGGAGCTTTCGTAGTTTGAAGATGTATCAATTGATTAATGCAGAATCCGTTTTAGTTGGTATGATAAACTATTTGATTGCAACActttaaaaaaagaattcacAAAGCTTTGAAGCATACTCTTCCACTAGCTAAGATGTTCTAAGGTATATTAGCCATTTCAATATCAATGTATGGGAGTGATGAAATAGATTTAGACATTTAGTTTCATAAATTGTTTGATGTGGATTCTTCATCTATTTTACAGATTAATCTCTTATCTATTGATAGGACACCCTTCTTTCCATGAACAAGCCTAGAAGCGTggtaaatgcaaaaaaaaaaaaaaaataaagggacTAATATTGTTACCAAAATTATATGGTAAGCATCTAAATTCATTTCTTTATacaaaagaaattaatattatgttGTAAATGTATAAAACATAATCTATATTTGgctataatatatatatttattagaTAAAAGTATTCCAGACAAGTGCACTATTGCACTCTCTTGATTTGTTAAAAACAAGAAACTTCTTGTGTAATGTATTAGGGTAGGAACCCCCGACCTAGTATATGAAAGAGTTTTAAAGGGTCTCTCCCTAGCCATCGGATCTTGATTTCACACATTCCTTATGCTTTACTTTTATGATGCGTATTTTGTTTCACTTGTATGTTACATATatgttttttaaatatttttttatttcacatacatcacgtTACAAAAAGCGTTATAGTTTTATTTGAAACAACTTTTCTAAAAAATCTTATTTCCAAACACATTATTGgtttaaaattttgttacatttgCTATGTAGGAGACATCAATGTGCAGTTGTTTTATATGTTTCCTATTATTGTTTTCAAGTTCTCTAGTTGATTTGACAACTCAAAATCTTTGTATCAATTATGcagtttctttttatttttttttagtatgAGAATGGTGGGATTTAAAAAGTATGTAACGTAAGGAGGGGTTTAAATTCAGAACCTCTAAATTGAGTTTCAACTTTAATCATTAAACCAATTCTCCTGAAAAAATCCTTAAATTCTGTCTAGAGTAACTAATTCAAAAGATGAAGGATTGAAGGCACTAAAATGCTTTCAATGTGCAATATAATAAGCAATTTGATCTTAGTAAAACATTTAAGTAAAATGTTCCAATCTTGAATATTACTGAGTTAAATCCATAAACTATTGCTTGTACTTCAttttattccctttttttttttttttgaatgcttatTGCTTGGTTTTTGGTGGGCTGTGGGTTGTGGGGACCTGAAAATCACAGGTTTTTACTTTTTAAAGAGACAGAGGAGGGAGTGAAGAAACCGGTGGTGGTCTTCTTCCATTAAAGCCCGTTGCCACTTTCTTCTCCTCCTCACTGCCCCTCCTCCCTTCCACTGCCACCACCCCTCCTCcatccaccaccaccacctccccTTCCTCCACCATCACCAGTACCATCATCTGTTCCTCAGCCCCTCACACTTTCCCACTTCCATTTGAACAAACAGCttggaaaataaaaaatccaatcGTGATTAGACCATTATCAGTCTCAGAAACAGATAAAAATTCTGGTTGTGTGACTCTGTGAGGGAGGGagaaagagggatttattcaacaAAACAGAAACACACaaaaaatctctctctctctctctctgcttGTGTGTGTGACCAAGAAAGTAGAGTGTACATAAATGGCTGACAACGTGAAGAATACCAAAACCAAGAAACTGTCCATCAATCTAtcccttttcactttttccagtTCTGAAACCCCAACAACAAAATTACCAGTCAAATCTCCCAGGAACTTTGAAGAGCCAAACGGGGTTGTTGGCCTTGGTATTCTTGCAGCTTTGAAGGATGAGTATTGTTCTCAAGATCCCTTTTTTAAGAGGGCTGCAATTCTTGCAATCTCACCAAGATCGTTATCAAATCCAATCTCAATTCTCAGCAACAAAATGTTCACTTCTTTGTCATCAGCTAAAAGTAGTAGTGATAAAAGCACTACTATTAATACTGGCAGTGTTACTAAGAGGAGGCTAAGTATTGAAGAAATGGAGTTGTGTGAGGAGTATACTTGTGTGATATCTCATGTTGGGGATaatcaaatcaagaaaaaagAGTACTTTGATGATGGTGGTATCTTGGGTAATAGAAATAGTACTGATGCTGTCATTAGCAACGCTGAGAATATCAGTAATGCTAGTATCGGTCACTGGGTGAGTTCTGAGGTGGTTTCTGCTTCCTCTGCAGTTAGTCATGCTGGTGAAGTCCCAGTAGCAGCTTTTCCGTA is part of the Coffea eugenioides isolate CCC68of chromosome 6, Ceug_1.0, whole genome shotgun sequence genome and encodes:
- the LOC113774708 gene encoding FCS-Like Zinc finger 10-like; this translates as MADNVKNTKTKKLSINLSLFTFSSSETPTTKLPVKSPRNFEEPNGVVGLGILAALKDEYCSQDPFFKRAAILAISPRSLSNPISILSNKMFTSLSSAKSSSDKSTTINTGSVTKRRLSIEEMELCEEYTCVISHVGDNQIKKKEYFDDGGILGNRNSTDAVISNAENISNASIGHWVSSEVVSASSAVSHAGEVPVAAFPYAEFLNSCFLCKKQLHGLDIFMYRGEKAFCSAECRYQQISIDEHKEKCVSGTVKPLEYSASPCSGPMQFFAGVAAA